The genome window TGACGCGGCCCACGCACACCTTCGACGACCGCCTGGAGATCGACCTGGGCAACCGCATGGTGGAGCTGCGCCACCTCGGTCGCGGCCATACCGCCGGCGACATCGTGGTCTGGCTCCCCGACGAGCGGATCTGCTTCGGCGGGGACCTGGTCGAGGCGCAGGCCGCCCCGTACATGGGCGACGCGCACATCGGCGACTGGCGCGGCGGAACGCTGGAGGCGGTCGCGGCGCTCGGTGCCCGACAGCTGGTCGGCGGCCGTGGGCCGGTGGTGCGGGATGGCGCGGTGGCGCAGGCGATCGACGACACGCGCGCGTTCCTCTCGGCCGTGCTCGACGGTACCCGGGCCGTCAAGGATGGCGGCGGGACGCCGGCCGAGGCGTATCGGTCCACGCGCGCAGCGCTCGAGCCAAGGTACGGCAGCTTCCCGATCTTCGAGCACACCATGCCGTTCAACGTGCAACGCGCGTGGGATGAGCTCGAGGGCATCGATCACCCCCGCATCTGGACGGTCGAGCGCGACCGCGAAGTGTGGAACGCGCTGACCGGCTGATGGCGCGATCCGACCCAGGGCAACACCTCGACGCCCAGGTCGCCGTCGTCGGCGCAGGCCCGGTTGGCATGACCCTCGCCGGTCGACTCGCACAGATGGGCGTAAGGGTCATCCTGCTCGAGCAGCACCCACGCCTCACCGGCGAGGGGAGCAAGGCGCTATGCATGCAGCGCGAGACGCTCGAGATCTGGGCGCGGCTGGGGATCGGCGAGCAGGTCGCCAGCCGGGGGGTGCAGTGGAATCTCGGACGCACCTATTTCCGCGGCCGCGAGCTCTTCCAGGTTCGACTCCCCAGCTCGAATCGAGATCACTTCCCGCCGTTCGTGAACATCAACCAGACCGAGGTCGAGCAGATGCTGCTGGCCTGCATCACCGAGCTCTCCGAGGTCGACCTGCGCTGGAGCCATCGCCTGGCCGGCATCGCGCAGGACGCGGATGGGGTCACGGTCCGCTGCGAGACCCCTGACGGTGAGACCACGCTGCGGGTCGCCTACCTGGTCGGCACGGACGGGGCTCACTCCGCCGTGCGTCATTCCACCGGGATGAGCTTCCCCGGCCATTCGTTTCCGGACCTGTTCCTGATCTGCGACATTCGGGCGCGGCTGCCATTCCCGCGCGAGCGGCGCTTCTTCTTCGACCCACCCTGGAACCCGGGACGCCAGGTGCTGATCCATCCGCAACCGGACGACACGTGGCGCATCGACTGGCAGGTCGCGCCTGGAACCGATGTCGAGGCCGAGCGCACCAGTGGCGGGCTCGACCGCCGCGTGCGAGCGGTGATCGGTCCCACCACCGACTACCAGCTGCTGTGGCTCACGCCGTATCGGTTTCACCAGCGCCTGGTCGAGCGCTTCCGCATTGGGCGAGTGATCCTGGCCGGCGACGCGGCGCACGTGGTCAGCCCGTTTGGCGCCCGGGGCCTGAACTCAGGGGTGGCCGATGCCGAGAACCTGGCGTGGAAGCTGAGCGCGGTCCTCGCCGGGCACGCCTCGGACGAGCTGCTGGAGAGCTACGACGCCGAGCGGCGAGCGGCGGCGCTCGAGAACCTGGCGGTCACCGACGCCAGCATGCGGTTCATGGTCCCACGCGGGCGACTGCGGCGCTGGCTGCGCAACGCGATCCTGCGTGGCAGCCTGCGGATGCCGCGCCTGCGACGGCTGGTCAACTCCGGCCGCCTGGCTCAGCCCTTCACCTACTCGGATTCACCGATC of Chloroflexota bacterium contains these proteins:
- a CDS encoding MBL fold metallo-hydrolase; this translates as MSRRPFASSADLAEKKATLEELAPGVYAYTAQGDPNVGCIVGTDAVLAIEARATPVMAQRWIDVIRTLTDLPFGDLVLTHYHAVRVLGAAAFGARRVVAHANTAAWIDERGLQDWASEAGRMPRLFEGAETIPGLTRPTHTFDDRLEIDLGNRMVELRHLGRGHTAGDIVVWLPDERICFGGDLVEAQAAPYMGDAHIGDWRGGTLEAVAALGARQLVGGRGPVVRDGAVAQAIDDTRAFLSAVLDGTRAVKDGGGTPAEAYRSTRAALEPRYGSFPIFEHTMPFNVQRAWDELEGIDHPRIWTVERDREVWNALTG
- a CDS encoding FAD-dependent monooxygenase, producing MARSDPGQHLDAQVAVVGAGPVGMTLAGRLAQMGVRVILLEQHPRLTGEGSKALCMQRETLEIWARLGIGEQVASRGVQWNLGRTYFRGRELFQVRLPSSNRDHFPPFVNINQTEVEQMLLACITELSEVDLRWSHRLAGIAQDADGVTVRCETPDGETTLRVAYLVGTDGAHSAVRHSTGMSFPGHSFPDLFLICDIRARLPFPRERRFFFDPPWNPGRQVLIHPQPDDTWRIDWQVAPGTDVEAERTSGGLDRRVRAVIGPTTDYQLLWLTPYRFHQRLVERFRIGRVILAGDAAHVVSPFGARGLNSGVADAENLAWKLSAVLAGHASDELLESYDAERRAAALENLAVTDASMRFMVPRGRLRRWLRNAILRGSLRMPRLRRLVNSGRLAQPFTYSDSPIVVADVRDARTPAIGGVAPDAPCRSLDTTSVKRLRELFGGGFVALLVGDAPREAAAAAIRASRLAWPAPCHVVAIGPDGSLAGVTVIDDEEGEVRRAYGVAGSSAYLVRPDGHLAAWIPLKRAEAVDALPGLQAIAIGVRRPKPRRSRIGCG